From Medicago truncatula cultivar Jemalong A17 chromosome 7, MtrunA17r5.0-ANR, whole genome shotgun sequence, a single genomic window includes:
- the LOC11425701 gene encoding uncharacterized protein: MWCWCSNVVISVGTGRRRGHWKEVTTEHHRLGIHANMESSNSISSKQEKQEISGSDVLWALQKRVSTSRKKKKKKESSSSSAPSRMEEIHVDYYTDVRPLCINDYWGPKLDQLEKRLRHLSQDTL, from the coding sequence atgtGGTGTTGGTGTTCCAACGTTGTCATCTCAGTAGGAACAGGACGACGGCGGGGGCACTGGAAAGAAGTAACGACGGAGCATCATCGATTGGGTATTCATGCGAATATGGAATCATCGAATTCAATTTCATCAAAACAGGAAAAGCAGGAGATTAGTGGGTCAGATGTACTGTGGGCATTGCAGAAGAGAGTAAGCACGTCTcgtaagaagaagaagaagaaggagtcATCATCATCCTCTGCGCCCAGTCGCATGGAAGAGATTCATGTGGACTACTATACCGATGTTCGCCCACTCTGTATAAACGATTATTGGGGTCCCAAATTGGATCAATTGGAGAAACGTCTTCGTCACCTTTCACAAGATACTCtttga